The Plasmodium relictum strain SGS1 genome assembly, chromosome: 9 genome window below encodes:
- a CDS encoding IWS1-like protein, putative, whose product MEMNINKNIDESLKISKLGDDENDLEGNNEENVQEKTKLLNLHVEEKKQETKYEKEEVQEIQEEGDIKEGNNEEQLEDENEEEQEYENEEEHEDENEEDEEKIEVNMEYVEEHRNKVNFNEKYVGDKEDCSNNFKNYSSNNNVFTNERITEENNNSSYEELINKKQQNAEDTLCFDKNENEEILDNNDNTMKTNIVNDGVSEELLNKNKRKEKFNKKKRNLSGNESNETKNDDTDDKILRKKKKKMLRLKKNKYIDNAAEEEEKNKEEQDDEMSSDNDINKKKKYISKKMDHSDIILDEEYEMENDDSNKSQKKKKNYFDEILENLKFRRKRAPKISEDDGLQYCENVLNQMILVHEQDMKNMKERKPATSKLQIIDEVCKILTKPKWKPFFMKLNIYHVLALWLMPTSKNTLPNFTIRTNLLKVIQQLPITIKSLRGSQLGKIMTYLHSHKDETEENKKLIRSILQNWMGPIIGINTNYKQFLKERQKKIMENPEFHKKVLEKAKTLIPDSICIEKEEEQNEFKRHATIPYNSECSFLINVPSSVPNSTKRNIPKSKIKRLTDSMKLNKRFRKTQKVSIEGKGVAVAP is encoded by the coding sequence atggaaatgaatataaataagaatataGATGAATCATTGAAAATTTCCAAGTTAGGCGATGATGAAAATGATTTAGAAGGAAACAACGAAGAAAATGTTCAAGAAAAAACGAAATTATTAAACTTACATGTAGAGGAGAAAAAACAGGAAacaaaatatgaaaaagaagaggTCCAAGAGATACAAGAGGAAGGAGACATAAAAGAAGGAAACAATGAAGAGCAACTTGAGGATGAAAATGAGGAAGAACAAGaatatgaaaatgaagaggaacatgaagatgaaaatgaagaagatgaagaaaaaatagaagtaaATATGGAATATGTAGAGGAACATAGAAATAAAGTTAATTTCAATGAAAAATATGTGGGGGATAAAGAAGATTGtagtaataattttaaaaattattcatcTAATAACAATGTTTTCACAAATGAACGGATaacagaagaaaataataatagttcTTATGAAGAGCtaattaacaaaaaacaACAAAACGCTGAAGACACATTATgttttgataaaaatgaaaacgaAGAAATACTAGACAATAATGACAATACAATGAAAACTAATATAGTTAATGATGGTGTATCTGAAGAGTTATTAAACAAGaacaaaagaaaagaaaaatttaataaaaaaaaaagaaatttaagtGGTAATGAAAGTAATGAAACAAAAAATGACGATACAgatgataaaatattaagaaaaaaaaaaaaaaaaatgttacgattaaaaaaaaataaatatatcgATAATGCAGCTGAAGAagaagagaaaaataaagaagagcAAGATGATGAAATGAGTAGTGATAAtgatattaacaaaaaaaagaaatatatttcaaaGAAAATGGACCATAGTGATATAATTTTAGATGAAGAGTATGAAATGGAAAACGACGATTCCAATAAAtcacaaaagaaaaaaaaaaattattttgatgaaatattagaaaatttaaaatttagaagaaaaagGGCACCTAAAATTTCAGAAGACGATGGCCTTCAGTATTGtgaaaatgttttaaatCAAATGATTTTAGTTCATGAGCAggatatgaaaaatatgaaagaaAGAAAACCAGCAACATCAAAGCTTCAAATAATTGACGAAGTTTGCAAAATTTTAACAAAACCTAAATGGAAGCCTTTCTTTATGaagttaaatatatatcatgTTTTAGCATTGTGGTTAATGCCAACATCAAAAAACACTTTGCCAAATTTTACAATTAGaactaatttattaaaagtcATTCAACAGTTACCAATAACTATTAAGTCATTAAGGGGAAGTCAGCTAGGAAAAATAATGACTTATCTTCATTCACATAAAGATGAaacagaagaaaataaaaagttaataagAAGTATTTTACAAAATTGGATGGGTCCAATCATAGGAATAAATACTAATTATAAgcaatttttaaaagaaagacaaaaaaaaattatggaaAATCCAGAATTTCATAAAAAGGTTCTTGAGAAAGCAAAGACTTTAATACCAGATTCTATTTgtatagaaaaagaagaagagcAAAATGAATTCAAAAGACATGCAACTATACCTTATAATAGTGAATGCTCCTTTCTAATTAATGTTCCTTCATCCGTTCCTAATTCTACTAAAAGAAATATTCCAAAGAGTAAAATTAAGAGACTAACGGATAGTATGAAATTAAACAAGAGATTTAGAAAAACTCAAAAAGTATCAATTGAAGGTAAAGGAGTCGCCGTTGCACCTTAA